One genomic segment of Mastomys coucha isolate ucsf_1 unplaced genomic scaffold, UCSF_Mcou_1 pScaffold22, whole genome shotgun sequence includes these proteins:
- the Ap5z1 gene encoding AP-5 complex subunit zeta-1 isoform X1: MGEWCQGLISKPKSIKTLGIFEAGCLTHREIQDEELQRFCSRVTKLLQEAPGPATVDSLQRLFLIVSATKYPRRLEKACVDLLQTTLCLPTSPEQLQVLCAAILREMSPFNDLALSCDHTQNTRQLSLVASVLLAQGDRKGEIGLVSQRIFKILENRQPEGPSVRPLLPILSKIIGLAPSILMEDQTNLLSKRLVDWLRYASIQQGLPYSGGFFSTPRTRQPGPITEVDGAVASDFFTVLSTGQHFTEDQWVNMQAFSMLRKWLLHSGPEDPGSPDADDKSELEGSTLSVLSAASTASRLLPPRERLREVAFEYCQRLLEQSNRRALRKGDSDLQKACLVEAVLVLDVLCRQDPSFLYRTLSCLKALHRRLGEDPASERALVPLAQFFLNHGEAATMDAEAIYRQLLGSLPSERFHSPILAFEVIHFCTHSLALFDAHFLSILRLSFPSLFKFLAWNSPPLTAEFVVLLPALVDPGTAVEMLHALLDLPCLTAALDLQLRSTQTPSERLLWDVSLRIPSCLEAFQDPQFQGLFRHLLRTKASGSTERLMPLHQVLKPMASCARVTQCAEAVPVLLQAFFSAVTQIADGALINQLALLLLERSDSLYPVPQYEARVHGVLSSQFLVLCKLKPSLVVELSRELLEFVGSVSSIRSRASMFTCVVWAIGEYLSVTCDKRCTAEQINKFFEALEALLFEVTQSRPSADLSCCPPEVVTALMTTLTKLASRSQDLIPRVSLFLSKMRTLAQNPATSSVHNEEDAESIRIRATELLTLLKMPSVAQFVFTPPVGVCQPRYHRDTNVALPLALRTVSRLVEKEAGLLPG; the protein is encoded by the exons ATGGGGGAATGGTGCCAGGGCCTCATCTCAAAACCCAAGTCTATCAAGACACTGGGTATTTTTGAAGCAGGGTGCCTGACACACAG GGAGATCCAGGATGAGGAGTTACAGCGTTTCTGCTCCAGGGTCACTAAGCTTCTGCAGGAAGCTCCAGGGCCAGCTACGGTGGATTCCCTGCAGAGACTCTTCCTCATCGTCTCAGCCACCAAGTATCCCCGGAG GCTGGAGAAGGCGTGTGTGGACCTGTTGCAGACCACTCTCTGTCTGCCCACCAGCCCTGAGCAGCTCCAGGTCCTCTGTGCTGCTATCTTGAGAGAGATGTCACCTTTTAATGACCTGGCCCTGTCCTGTGACCATACCCAAAACACCCGGCAGCTTAGCCTTGTGGCCTCTGTGCTCTTGGCCCAG ggagacagaaaaggagagattGGACTCGTGAGCCAGCGCATCTTCAAGATTCTTGAGAACCGGCAGCCTGAGGGCCCCAGTGTCAggcccctcctccccatcctgtcCAAGATCATTGGCCTTGCCCCAAGCATCCTCATGGAAG ACCAGACCAACCTGCTCAGCAAAAGGCTGGTAGACTGGCTCCGCTACGCCAGCATCCAGCAAGGGCTTCCATATTCAGGGGGCTTCTTCTCTACACCCAGAACCCGGCAG CCTGGTCCCATCACTGAGGTGGATGGAGCAGTAGCTTCTGACTTCTTCACTGTACTCTCCACGGGCCAGCACTTCACAGAGGACCAGTGGGTGAACATGCAGGCCTTCTCCATGCTGCGGAAGTGGCTGCTGCACAGTGGCCCTGAGGACCCCGGCAGTCCAGATGCAG ATGACAAGTCAGAGTTGGAGGGTTCTACCCTGTCTGTGCTCTCTGCAGCCTCCACTGCCAGCCGACTGCTGCCCCCTCGGGAGCGGCTGAGGGAGGTGGCCTTCGAGTACTGCCAGCGCCTGTTGGAGCAGAGTAACCGGA GAGCGCTGAGGAAGGGGGACTCGGATCTACAGAAAGCT TGCCTGGTGGAAGCTGTGCTGGTGCTAGACGTGCTGTGCCGGCAGGACCCCTCCTTCCTCTATCGCACCCTCTCCTGCCTGAAAGCCCTGCACAGGAGACTGGGCGAAGACCCTGCCAGCGAGCGGGCACTGGTGCCTCTTGCCCAGTTCTTCCTGAACCATG GGGAAGCGGCCACCATGGATGCAGAAGCCATCTACAGGCAGCTGCTCGGCAGTCTCCCTTCCGAGCGCTTCCACAGCCCGATCCTGGCCTTCGAGGTCATACACTTCTGCACACACAGCCTGGCTCTCTTCGACGCCCACTTTCTCAGCATTCTCAGGCTGAGTTTCCCAAGTCTATTCAAG ttcctggctTGGAACAGCCCTCCTCTCACAGCTGAGTTCGTGGTCCTCCTCCCAGCTCTCGTGGATCCTGGCACTGCTGTGGAGATGTTGCATGCCCTGCTTGACCTGCCCTGTCTGACTGCTGCCCTGGACCTACAGCTCAG GTCCACACAGACCCCGTCGGAAAGGCTGCTATGGGATGTCTCCCTCAGGATCCCCAGCTGCCTGGAGGCCTTCCAGGACCCACAGTTCCAAGGACTGTTCCGGCACCTGCTTCGTACCAAAGCCAGCGGCTCCACAGAGAG GCTGATGCCACTTCACCAAGTGCTGAAGCCCATGGCCAGCTGTGCCCGGGTAACCCAGTGTGCCGAGGCAGTGCCCGTCCTGCTTCAGGCCTTCTTCTCGGCTGTGACCCAG ATTGCTGACGGGGCCCTGATCAACCAGCTGGCACTGCTGCTCctggagagaagtgactccctcTATCCAGTCCCTCAGTATGAGGCCCGTGTGCACGG GGTGCTGAGCTCCCAGTTCCTGGTGCTGTGTAAGCTGAAGCCATCACTGGTGGTGGAGCTGTCACGAGAGCTTCTAGAGTTCGTGGGGAGCGTGAGCAGCATCCGCAGCCGAGCCAGCATGTTTACTTGTGTG GTGTGGGCCATTGGTGAGTACCTGTCAGTGACCTGCGACAAGAGGTGCACAGCAGAGCAGATCAACAAGTTTTTTGAAGCCCTGGAAGCCCTACTGTTTGAAGTCACCCAGTCCCGCCCCTCAGCCGACTTGTCCTGCTGCCCCCCAGAGGTGGTCACTGCACTCATGACCACGCTGACCAAGCTAGCCTCCCGGAGCCAAGACCTGATCCCAAG GGTGTCACTGTTCCTGTCAAAAATGCGGACCCTGGCCCAGAACCCAGCCACCAGCTCTGTGCACAATGAGGAGGATGCAGAATCCATCCGGATCCGGGCCACAGAGCTGCTAACCCTACTGAAGATGCCCAGTGTGGCCCAGTTTGTGTTCACACCCCCCGTGGGCGTGTGCCAGCCCCGCTACCACCGAGACACCAACGTGGCCCTGCCTCTGGCCCTGCGTACAGTCAGCCGGCTGGTGGAGAAGGAGGCTGGCCTCCTGCCAGGTTGA
- the Ap5z1 gene encoding AP-5 complex subunit zeta-1 isoform X2 — MFSAGTESLLHQAREIQDEELQRFCSRVTKLLQEAPGPATVDSLQRLFLIVSATKYPRRLEKACVDLLQTTLCLPTSPEQLQVLCAAILREMSPFNDLALSCDHTQNTRQLSLVASVLLAQGDRKGEIGLVSQRIFKILENRQPEGPSVRPLLPILSKIIGLAPSILMEDQTNLLSKRLVDWLRYASIQQGLPYSGGFFSTPRTRQPGPITEVDGAVASDFFTVLSTGQHFTEDQWVNMQAFSMLRKWLLHSGPEDPGSPDADDKSELEGSTLSVLSAASTASRLLPPRERLREVAFEYCQRLLEQSNRRALRKGDSDLQKACLVEAVLVLDVLCRQDPSFLYRTLSCLKALHRRLGEDPASERALVPLAQFFLNHGEAATMDAEAIYRQLLGSLPSERFHSPILAFEVIHFCTHSLALFDAHFLSILRLSFPSLFKFLAWNSPPLTAEFVVLLPALVDPGTAVEMLHALLDLPCLTAALDLQLRSTQTPSERLLWDVSLRIPSCLEAFQDPQFQGLFRHLLRTKASGSTERLMPLHQVLKPMASCARVTQCAEAVPVLLQAFFSAVTQIADGALINQLALLLLERSDSLYPVPQYEARVHGVLSSQFLVLCKLKPSLVVELSRELLEFVGSVSSIRSRASMFTCVVWAIGEYLSVTCDKRCTAEQINKFFEALEALLFEVTQSRPSADLSCCPPEVVTALMTTLTKLASRSQDLIPRVSLFLSKMRTLAQNPATSSVHNEEDAESIRIRATELLTLLKMPSVAQFVFTPPVGVCQPRYHRDTNVALPLALRTVSRLVEKEAGLLPG, encoded by the exons ATGTTCTCGGCAGGCACGGAAAGTCTGCTGCACCAAGCCAG GGAGATCCAGGATGAGGAGTTACAGCGTTTCTGCTCCAGGGTCACTAAGCTTCTGCAGGAAGCTCCAGGGCCAGCTACGGTGGATTCCCTGCAGAGACTCTTCCTCATCGTCTCAGCCACCAAGTATCCCCGGAG GCTGGAGAAGGCGTGTGTGGACCTGTTGCAGACCACTCTCTGTCTGCCCACCAGCCCTGAGCAGCTCCAGGTCCTCTGTGCTGCTATCTTGAGAGAGATGTCACCTTTTAATGACCTGGCCCTGTCCTGTGACCATACCCAAAACACCCGGCAGCTTAGCCTTGTGGCCTCTGTGCTCTTGGCCCAG ggagacagaaaaggagagattGGACTCGTGAGCCAGCGCATCTTCAAGATTCTTGAGAACCGGCAGCCTGAGGGCCCCAGTGTCAggcccctcctccccatcctgtcCAAGATCATTGGCCTTGCCCCAAGCATCCTCATGGAAG ACCAGACCAACCTGCTCAGCAAAAGGCTGGTAGACTGGCTCCGCTACGCCAGCATCCAGCAAGGGCTTCCATATTCAGGGGGCTTCTTCTCTACACCCAGAACCCGGCAG CCTGGTCCCATCACTGAGGTGGATGGAGCAGTAGCTTCTGACTTCTTCACTGTACTCTCCACGGGCCAGCACTTCACAGAGGACCAGTGGGTGAACATGCAGGCCTTCTCCATGCTGCGGAAGTGGCTGCTGCACAGTGGCCCTGAGGACCCCGGCAGTCCAGATGCAG ATGACAAGTCAGAGTTGGAGGGTTCTACCCTGTCTGTGCTCTCTGCAGCCTCCACTGCCAGCCGACTGCTGCCCCCTCGGGAGCGGCTGAGGGAGGTGGCCTTCGAGTACTGCCAGCGCCTGTTGGAGCAGAGTAACCGGA GAGCGCTGAGGAAGGGGGACTCGGATCTACAGAAAGCT TGCCTGGTGGAAGCTGTGCTGGTGCTAGACGTGCTGTGCCGGCAGGACCCCTCCTTCCTCTATCGCACCCTCTCCTGCCTGAAAGCCCTGCACAGGAGACTGGGCGAAGACCCTGCCAGCGAGCGGGCACTGGTGCCTCTTGCCCAGTTCTTCCTGAACCATG GGGAAGCGGCCACCATGGATGCAGAAGCCATCTACAGGCAGCTGCTCGGCAGTCTCCCTTCCGAGCGCTTCCACAGCCCGATCCTGGCCTTCGAGGTCATACACTTCTGCACACACAGCCTGGCTCTCTTCGACGCCCACTTTCTCAGCATTCTCAGGCTGAGTTTCCCAAGTCTATTCAAG ttcctggctTGGAACAGCCCTCCTCTCACAGCTGAGTTCGTGGTCCTCCTCCCAGCTCTCGTGGATCCTGGCACTGCTGTGGAGATGTTGCATGCCCTGCTTGACCTGCCCTGTCTGACTGCTGCCCTGGACCTACAGCTCAG GTCCACACAGACCCCGTCGGAAAGGCTGCTATGGGATGTCTCCCTCAGGATCCCCAGCTGCCTGGAGGCCTTCCAGGACCCACAGTTCCAAGGACTGTTCCGGCACCTGCTTCGTACCAAAGCCAGCGGCTCCACAGAGAG GCTGATGCCACTTCACCAAGTGCTGAAGCCCATGGCCAGCTGTGCCCGGGTAACCCAGTGTGCCGAGGCAGTGCCCGTCCTGCTTCAGGCCTTCTTCTCGGCTGTGACCCAG ATTGCTGACGGGGCCCTGATCAACCAGCTGGCACTGCTGCTCctggagagaagtgactccctcTATCCAGTCCCTCAGTATGAGGCCCGTGTGCACGG GGTGCTGAGCTCCCAGTTCCTGGTGCTGTGTAAGCTGAAGCCATCACTGGTGGTGGAGCTGTCACGAGAGCTTCTAGAGTTCGTGGGGAGCGTGAGCAGCATCCGCAGCCGAGCCAGCATGTTTACTTGTGTG GTGTGGGCCATTGGTGAGTACCTGTCAGTGACCTGCGACAAGAGGTGCACAGCAGAGCAGATCAACAAGTTTTTTGAAGCCCTGGAAGCCCTACTGTTTGAAGTCACCCAGTCCCGCCCCTCAGCCGACTTGTCCTGCTGCCCCCCAGAGGTGGTCACTGCACTCATGACCACGCTGACCAAGCTAGCCTCCCGGAGCCAAGACCTGATCCCAAG GGTGTCACTGTTCCTGTCAAAAATGCGGACCCTGGCCCAGAACCCAGCCACCAGCTCTGTGCACAATGAGGAGGATGCAGAATCCATCCGGATCCGGGCCACAGAGCTGCTAACCCTACTGAAGATGCCCAGTGTGGCCCAGTTTGTGTTCACACCCCCCGTGGGCGTGTGCCAGCCCCGCTACCACCGAGACACCAACGTGGCCCTGCCTCTGGCCCTGCGTACAGTCAGCCGGCTGGTGGAGAAGGAGGCTGGCCTCCTGCCAGGTTGA